A region from the Vibrio rumoiensis genome encodes:
- a CDS encoding glycine betaine ABC transporter substrate-binding protein: MQKKYFALSSLLLASSFPIASMASECGTVSIADMNWSSATLMANVDKFILENAYGCEVDLIPGDTVPTTTSMVEKGEPDIAPELWSNSAKALLENGVKEKRLRFAVQSLSDGGEEGYWVPQYMVDKDPSLATIEGIKANAKLFTHPEDDSKSAFYTCPAGWTCQISAGHIFDALHLKESGFEQVDPGSGAALAATIAKAYDRQQPWFGYYWAPTAVLGKYPMVKVEFGHGTDVKHYQECITQVECKNPKPIMWPPSKVDTVVTESFATRSPEAMKYLTHRSYTNKQMNQMLAWMEDNQADGDMAMEEFMLKHKEIWSQWLDEKSQAAVQAAVDKL; encoded by the coding sequence ATGCAGAAAAAATATTTCGCACTTTCTTCGCTTTTGCTGGCATCCAGCTTTCCAATCGCAAGTATGGCCTCAGAATGTGGCACGGTTTCGATTGCCGATATGAACTGGAGTTCAGCCACTTTAATGGCGAATGTTGATAAGTTTATTTTAGAAAATGCTTACGGCTGTGAAGTTGACCTTATCCCCGGAGATACCGTTCCAACCACAACCTCAATGGTTGAAAAAGGTGAGCCGGATATAGCGCCAGAGCTATGGAGTAACTCAGCCAAAGCGTTATTAGAAAACGGGGTTAAAGAAAAACGTCTTCGCTTTGCGGTACAAAGTTTATCGGATGGTGGTGAGGAAGGATATTGGGTTCCACAGTACATGGTGGATAAAGATCCAAGTTTGGCGACGATAGAAGGTATCAAGGCGAACGCTAAGCTATTTACTCACCCAGAAGATGACAGTAAATCGGCATTCTATACCTGTCCAGCCGGTTGGACTTGCCAAATATCCGCTGGGCATATTTTTGATGCGCTTCATTTAAAAGAATCAGGTTTTGAGCAAGTCGACCCTGGTTCTGGTGCAGCTTTAGCGGCCACCATTGCGAAAGCATACGACAGACAGCAACCTTGGTTTGGCTACTACTGGGCTCCTACAGCCGTCCTAGGTAAATATCCTATGGTGAAAGTGGAATTTGGCCATGGAACAGATGTAAAACATTACCAAGAATGCATTACTCAAGTCGAATGTAAGAACCCTAAACCTATCATGTGGCCACCATCGAAAGTCGATACGGTTGTAACAGAATCTTTTGCAACTCGTTCACCTGAGGCAATGAAATATTTAACTCACCGCTCTTATACCAATAAACAAATGAACCAAATGTTAGCGTGGATGGAAGATAATCAGGCTGATGGTGACATGGCCATGGAAGAGTTCATGTTAAAACACAAAGAAATTTGGTCTCAGTGGTTAGATGAGAAATCGCAAGCCGCCGTGCAAGCTGCAGTAGATAAGCTGTAA
- a CDS encoding twin-arginine translocation signal domain-containing protein, translating to MKTTSLNKESVNESRRDLLKGITTAAVVGGVVAAGISTQVSAAEKPQNNEQPKLKKGYHETQHIRDYFDSL from the coding sequence ATGAAAACAACATCTCTAAATAAAGAGAGCGTCAACGAAAGTCGACGAGATTTACTCAAGGGAATCACTACAGCAGCCGTTGTAGGTGGTGTAGTGGCCGCAGGTATTTCAACCCAAGTATCTGCCGCAGAAAAGCCTCAAAACAATGAGCAGCCAAAATTAAAAAAGGGCTATCACGAAACGCAACACATTCGTGATTATTTCGATTCTCTATAG
- the hxpB gene encoding hexitol phosphatase HxpB: MIKAAVFDMDGLMIDSEPYWQQAQLEVFPTVGVKISLQDTIDTTGIRIDQIVEQYYRQQPWETHTCEEVCDMILNRVIELVKEHKPMMPGLFHALETCQQAGLKVALASSSPMVLIQATLDALELDGVFEAVLSAEGLPYGKPHPEVYLNAAAALEVSPLDCVALEDSFTGLLAAKSAQMKMIVIPEASQSEQARFVIADYKLASLEAVTSELLQAL; encoded by the coding sequence ATGATTAAAGCTGCTGTGTTTGATATGGACGGCCTAATGATCGATTCGGAACCTTATTGGCAACAAGCTCAATTAGAAGTATTTCCGACTGTAGGCGTTAAGATCAGCCTACAAGATACCATTGATACGACCGGTATTCGTATTGACCAAATTGTTGAGCAATACTATCGTCAGCAGCCATGGGAAACGCATACTTGTGAGGAAGTTTGTGACATGATTTTGAATCGTGTGATTGAATTGGTAAAAGAACATAAACCGATGATGCCGGGGCTATTCCACGCGCTTGAAACATGCCAACAAGCCGGATTAAAAGTTGCGTTAGCGTCTTCTTCACCTATGGTGTTAATTCAAGCGACGCTCGATGCTTTAGAATTAGATGGCGTATTTGAAGCGGTCTTATCCGCGGAAGGACTGCCTTATGGAAAACCACATCCTGAAGTGTATTTGAACGCAGCGGCGGCATTAGAAGTATCACCATTAGACTGTGTCGCTTTAGAAGATTCATTTACCGGACTGTTAGCCGCTAAATCTGCGCAAATGAAAATGATCGTGATACCAGAGGCTAGCCAATCTGAACAGGCTCGTTTTGTGATTGCCGATTATAAATTAGCCTCGCTTGAAGCTGTCACATCTGAGCTGTTACAAGCCCTATAA
- the fdh3B gene encoding formate dehydrogenase FDH3 subunit beta, translating to MSTTDKKSKMKFLCDSERCIECNGCVTACKNENDDALEWGIQRRRVVTINDGEVGEASISVACMHCDDAPCMAVCPADCFHRTEDNIVLHNKDLCIGCGYCLFACPFGAPQFIQHGAFAERGKMDKCTFCAGGPETEPGSQEEREKYGANRIAEGKLPMCASLCSTKALMAGPADKIAQIMAKRVHDRGGKDDRSNVTGVTYDESLAYDASQSNSHK from the coding sequence ATGTCTACAACAGATAAAAAATCAAAAATGAAGTTTTTATGTGACTCGGAACGCTGCATTGAATGTAATGGTTGTGTCACAGCTTGTAAAAACGAAAACGATGATGCCCTTGAGTGGGGAATCCAACGTCGCCGCGTCGTCACCATTAATGATGGTGAAGTGGGTGAAGCATCAATTTCAGTGGCATGTATGCACTGTGATGACGCGCCGTGTATGGCGGTATGTCCTGCGGATTGCTTCCACCGTACCGAAGACAACATTGTTTTACACAATAAAGACTTGTGTATTGGTTGTGGCTACTGTTTATTTGCATGCCCATTTGGTGCCCCTCAATTTATTCAACATGGCGCGTTTGCTGAACGTGGCAAAATGGATAAATGCACTTTCTGTGCCGGAGGCCCTGAAACGGAGCCGGGCTCTCAAGAAGAGCGCGAAAAATATGGCGCTAACCGTATCGCGGAAGGCAAGCTACCGATGTGTGCTTCATTGTGCTCAACCAAAGCATTAATGGCCGGGCCTGCAGATAAAATTGCGCAAATCATGGCAAAACGCGTACATGACCGAGGTGGTAAGGATGACCGTAGCAATGTTACGGGTGTCACTTATGATGAATCATTGGCTTATGATGCCTCTCAATCAAACAGTCACAAATAA
- a CDS encoding TorD/DmsD family molecular chaperone produces MPQSNINTEQPKEIEQEAVTAEVYGLLACLLREPPSTEVLQWLRELEVEPCEQHAMTNAWFRLKEAALMTSPEQVADEYQDLFIGIGCGEVVPFSSWHIAGTLMEKPLVAIRQDLKRFGFERQDDIREPEDSISALLEVMSMLQSEAFDAQQQFFNAHIRPWFISFCNEIEKAKSAQFYLPVSRVLRHFGLIEQARYTEKSSSGEIEITRLQ; encoded by the coding sequence ATGCCACAGTCGAATATAAATACGGAACAACCTAAAGAAATAGAACAAGAAGCGGTGACAGCAGAGGTTTATGGTTTATTGGCATGCTTATTACGAGAGCCGCCATCAACAGAAGTTTTGCAATGGTTAAGAGAATTAGAAGTCGAGCCTTGTGAACAACATGCTATGACTAACGCGTGGTTTCGTTTAAAAGAGGCGGCGTTAATGACGAGTCCAGAGCAAGTAGCCGATGAATACCAAGACTTATTTATTGGTATTGGCTGTGGGGAAGTAGTGCCATTTAGTTCATGGCATATTGCTGGCACCTTAATGGAAAAACCCTTGGTGGCGATTCGTCAAGATCTCAAACGTTTTGGCTTTGAAAGACAAGATGATATTCGCGAACCAGAAGATAGTATCTCCGCGCTTTTAGAAGTGATGTCGATGTTGCAATCTGAAGCGTTCGATGCTCAGCAACAGTTTTTTAATGCCCATATTCGCCCGTGGTTCATCTCATTTTGTAATGAAATTGAGAAGGCTAAGTCAGCGCAATTTTATCTGCCAGTTTCGCGAGTACTACGGCATTTTGGGCTAATAGAACAAGCGCGATATACCGAAAAATCATCGTCAGGCGAGATAGAAATCACTCGTCTGCAATAA
- a CDS encoding MATE family efflux transporter — MHRYRKEGSILVKLATPVLLASVAQTGMGFIDTVMAGGVSATDMAAVAVASSIWLPSILFGIGLLLALVPVVAQLNGSGRQVRIAHEIQQGFYLSFLVAIPIILVLSQTKHILDIMHIEPVMAQKTNGYMFAMIFAVPAFLLFQTLRSLSDGLSLTKPAMILGFLGLAINIPLNWIFVYGKFGMPALGAVGCGVATAIVYWVMFLLMLTYVLIAQRFKNIHIFSEYHKPNMHSLKRLFRLGFPIAASLFFEVTLFAVIALLIAPLGPIVVAAHQVAINFSTLIFMLPMSIGAAVSIRVGHQLGEKSVEGAKISTHVGLLFGFSTALITALLTIVFRHQIIELYTENPEVTVIALHLLIMAAIYQCSDAVQVVAAGALRGYKDTSSIFSRTLISYWGIGMPIGYVLGMTDLITSEPMGVTGFWVGIIVGLTMAAILLSLRLLWLHKQDDSVQLDFSTR, encoded by the coding sequence ATGCATCGTTATCGTAAAGAAGGCTCAATCCTTGTTAAGTTAGCAACTCCCGTGCTATTAGCTTCGGTTGCTCAAACCGGCATGGGCTTTATTGATACCGTCATGGCGGGTGGCGTGAGTGCTACTGATATGGCTGCGGTAGCGGTGGCTTCGAGTATTTGGCTCCCTTCTATTTTATTTGGTATTGGGTTGCTGTTAGCTCTTGTTCCTGTTGTTGCCCAATTGAATGGTTCCGGTCGACAAGTTCGAATTGCACATGAAATTCAGCAAGGCTTCTACCTGTCTTTTTTAGTCGCGATTCCAATTATTCTCGTATTATCGCAAACAAAACATATTCTAGACATCATGCATATTGAGCCTGTTATGGCACAAAAAACCAATGGCTATATGTTTGCGATGATTTTTGCTGTGCCCGCTTTTTTACTTTTTCAGACATTACGCAGTTTATCCGATGGCTTATCTCTAACAAAACCAGCCATGATTTTAGGATTTCTAGGCTTAGCGATTAATATTCCGTTGAACTGGATTTTTGTGTACGGCAAGTTTGGCATGCCAGCTTTAGGCGCGGTAGGTTGTGGCGTAGCAACGGCAATTGTTTATTGGGTAATGTTTTTGCTTATGCTCACTTATGTGTTAATCGCACAGCGATTCAAAAATATCCATATTTTTAGTGAATATCATAAACCTAACATGCATTCATTGAAGCGTTTATTTCGCTTAGGGTTTCCTATTGCCGCGTCTTTATTTTTTGAAGTCACCTTGTTTGCGGTTATTGCCTTATTGATTGCACCATTAGGCCCTATTGTGGTCGCTGCGCATCAAGTGGCGATTAACTTTTCAACCTTGATTTTTATGCTACCAATGAGTATTGGTGCCGCCGTTAGTATTCGTGTCGGTCATCAGCTTGGAGAAAAAAGCGTTGAAGGTGCCAAAATATCGACTCATGTTGGGCTATTGTTTGGATTTAGTACGGCACTCATAACAGCACTATTGACGATTGTATTCCGACACCAAATTATTGAACTCTATACAGAAAACCCAGAAGTAACCGTTATTGCATTGCACCTTTTAATCATGGCTGCTATTTATCAATGCAGTGATGCCGTGCAAGTGGTGGCTGCAGGAGCTTTACGCGGTTACAAGGATACGAGTTCAATTTTCAGCCGAACCTTAATTTCTTATTGGGGAATTGGCATGCCTATCGGATACGTATTAGGCATGACTGACTTGATTACGTCAGAACCAATGGGAGTGACTGGTTTCTGGGTTGGAATTATTGTTGGGCTAACCATGGCCGCAATCTTGCTTTCTCTTCGCTTACTTTGGCTGCATAAGCAAGACGATAGCGTACAACTTGATTTTTCAACGCGTTAA
- a CDS encoding molybdopterin-dependent oxidoreductase, whose translation MKLTKRSDSVSKSENQLGLSRRNFMKNTGIAAGGAVVGASMFAPSIMKKAEAQEVDRSAPTEVKRTICSHCSVGCGIYAEVQNGVWTGQEPAFDHPFNAGGHCAKGAALREHGHGERRLKYPMKLEGGKWKRISWDTAIEEIGNQALKIRQESGPDSVYFLGSAKHNNEQAYTFRKMASMWGTNNVDHQARICHSTTVAGVANTWGYGAMTNSFNDMHNCKSILFIGSNPAEAHPVAMQHILIAKERGCKIVVADPRKTRTVAKADQHVALRPGTDVAFIWGMLWHVFQNGWEDKEFIHQRVFGMDEIREEVAKWTPPEVERVTGIPEADVYQAAKTLSHHKPGCVVWCMGGTQHTTGNNNTRAYCVFELALGNMGKSGGGANIFRGHDNVQGATDFGVLSHDLPGYYGLSEGAWQHWSNVWGIDYGWLKGRFDQKKYNGKLPMNNMGIPVSRWVDGVLEDKSRIEQNDNIRAMFYWGHAVNSQTRGHEMPKAMQKLDMMVIVDPYPTVAAVINDRTDGVYLLPATTQFETYGSVTASNRSIQWRDQIIEPLFESKPDHEIMYLLSKKLGFADELFRNVEIKNNQPVIEDITREFNRGMWTIGYTGQSPDRLKFHQQNWHLFSHENLEAESGEVKGETYGLPWPCWGTPELKHPGTHILYDTSKSVANGGGNFRTRFGVEFEGKSLLADGSFSKDCEIEDGFPEFTDKLLKQLGWWDDLTAEEKAAAEGKNWKTDLSGGIQRVAIKHGCIPFGNGKARTIVWQFPDRVPLHREPLYTPRRDLVADYPTWDDNDAIYRLPTLYKSIQDQDHSKEYPIILTSGRLVEYEGGGEESRSNPWLAELQQEMFVEINPQEAQANGIQDGDDVWVEGAEQGRIKVKAMVTNRVLPGLAFIPFHFGGKFQGKDLTEKYPEGTDPYVIGESANTATTYGYDPVTQMQETKVTLCKISKATSTSNA comes from the coding sequence ATGAAACTGACAAAGCGCTCTGATAGCGTCTCGAAAAGCGAGAACCAATTAGGTTTGAGTCGTCGTAATTTCATGAAAAACACTGGTATTGCAGCCGGTGGTGCTGTGGTAGGCGCCTCAATGTTTGCCCCGAGCATTATGAAAAAAGCTGAAGCTCAAGAAGTGGATCGTTCTGCACCAACTGAAGTTAAAAGAACCATTTGTTCTCACTGTTCAGTTGGCTGTGGTATTTATGCAGAAGTACAAAATGGCGTCTGGACAGGTCAAGAACCGGCTTTCGATCACCCATTTAATGCCGGTGGTCACTGTGCTAAAGGCGCTGCCTTGCGTGAACATGGTCACGGCGAACGTCGCTTAAAATACCCAATGAAGTTGGAAGGCGGAAAGTGGAAACGAATTTCATGGGATACCGCAATTGAAGAAATTGGTAACCAAGCATTAAAAATTCGTCAAGAATCAGGCCCTGATTCGGTGTATTTCTTAGGTTCAGCCAAGCACAACAATGAACAAGCTTATACTTTCCGTAAAATGGCCTCAATGTGGGGAACCAACAACGTTGACCACCAAGCACGTATTTGCCACTCAACAACAGTAGCCGGTGTTGCCAACACTTGGGGCTATGGCGCAATGACCAATTCATTTAACGACATGCATAACTGTAAGTCGATTTTGTTTATTGGTTCGAATCCAGCAGAGGCGCATCCGGTTGCGATGCAGCACATTCTGATCGCCAAAGAACGTGGTTGTAAAATTGTTGTCGCGGACCCTCGTAAAACCCGTACGGTAGCGAAAGCCGATCAACATGTCGCGTTACGCCCAGGTACGGATGTTGCTTTCATTTGGGGCATGTTATGGCATGTGTTCCAAAACGGTTGGGAAGACAAAGAATTTATCCATCAACGTGTGTTTGGTATGGATGAAATTCGTGAAGAAGTCGCAAAATGGACACCACCGGAAGTTGAGCGTGTTACGGGTATTCCTGAAGCGGATGTGTACCAAGCAGCGAAGACTTTATCTCACCATAAACCGGGCTGTGTGGTTTGGTGTATGGGCGGTACTCAACATACGACAGGTAACAATAATACTCGTGCGTATTGTGTGTTTGAATTAGCGCTTGGCAACATGGGTAAATCGGGCGGCGGGGCGAATATTTTCCGTGGTCACGATAACGTACAAGGTGCAACAGACTTTGGCGTGTTATCTCACGATCTACCAGGCTATTATGGCTTATCAGAGGGCGCATGGCAGCATTGGTCAAATGTGTGGGGCATCGATTATGGCTGGCTAAAAGGCCGCTTTGATCAGAAGAAATACAACGGCAAATTACCAATGAATAACATGGGGATTCCTGTTTCTCGTTGGGTTGACGGTGTATTAGAAGATAAGTCTCGCATTGAGCAGAACGATAATATCCGCGCCATGTTCTATTGGGGGCATGCGGTGAACTCGCAAACCCGTGGTCATGAAATGCCCAAAGCCATGCAGAAGCTGGATATGATGGTGATCGTCGACCCATATCCAACGGTCGCGGCTGTTATCAATGACCGCACCGATGGTGTTTATCTGCTACCGGCTACTACGCAGTTTGAAACTTATGGCTCTGTGACTGCATCAAACCGCTCAATCCAATGGCGTGATCAAATTATCGAACCTTTGTTTGAGTCTAAACCGGATCATGAAATCATGTATCTACTTTCTAAGAAACTTGGCTTTGCTGACGAGTTATTTAGAAATGTAGAAATCAAGAATAATCAACCGGTTATTGAGGACATTACTCGTGAGTTTAACCGCGGTATGTGGACAATTGGTTACACGGGTCAAAGCCCTGACCGCTTGAAATTCCATCAACAAAACTGGCACTTATTCAGTCATGAAAACTTGGAAGCAGAGTCAGGTGAAGTGAAAGGTGAAACCTACGGTCTGCCTTGGCCATGTTGGGGCACGCCTGAACTGAAACACCCAGGCACTCACATTCTTTACGATACCTCGAAAAGCGTTGCTAACGGTGGTGGTAATTTCCGTACTCGCTTTGGTGTGGAGTTTGAAGGTAAGAGCCTACTGGCTGACGGCAGTTTTTCGAAAGATTGTGAAATCGAAGATGGCTTCCCAGAATTTACCGATAAGTTATTAAAACAACTTGGTTGGTGGGATGATTTAACCGCTGAAGAAAAAGCCGCAGCGGAAGGTAAAAACTGGAAAACAGATCTCTCTGGTGGTATCCAGCGTGTCGCGATTAAGCATGGTTGTATTCCATTTGGTAACGGTAAAGCTCGCACTATTGTATGGCAGTTCCCAGATCGTGTCCCATTACATCGTGAACCTCTATATACACCTCGTCGTGATCTCGTCGCAGACTACCCAACATGGGATGATAACGATGCGATTTATCGTCTGCCTACCTTGTATAAATCAATACAAGATCAGGATCATTCAAAGGAATACCCAATCATTCTGACTTCTGGCCGTTTGGTTGAATATGAAGGTGGTGGTGAAGAAAGCCGTTCTAACCCGTGGCTTGCGGAGCTACAACAAGAAATGTTTGTGGAAATTAACCCGCAAGAAGCTCAAGCCAATGGTATACAAGATGGCGATGATGTGTGGGTTGAAGGCGCGGAACAAGGCCGTATCAAAGTGAAAGCCATGGTGACTAACCGTGTTCTACCAGGCTTGGCGTTTATTCCGTTCCACTTTGGTGGTAAGTTCCAAGGCAAGGATTTAACCGAGAAGTACCCTGAAGGCACGGATCCTTACGTTATTGGTGAGTCAGCAAACACCGCAACCACTTACGGTTACGACCCTGTGACTCAAATGCAAGAAACCAAAGTGACGCTTTGTAAAATTAGCAAAGCCACCAGCACTTCAAACGCGTAA
- a CDS encoding ABC transporter permease has translation MSVPQWLTQFPELDRDSLLWLRRTLDGAYRDFSRQYGEAIESFFDPLLSFLVHFEKLLLATPWWLIIAILAALSYGASRSWKLSLCVVVAFFFIGYLGMWEDTMRTMSIILVSTFVAIILGVPTGVAMASSNRIQKIVTPLLDVMQTMPAFVYLIPIVMLLGIGKVPGLIAVVVYAIPPVIRLTNLGIRLVDKEVLEASTAFGANRIQRLFGVQIPLAMPNIMAGINQTIMMALAMVVIASMIGVKGLGQPVLKSITNQYFTLGLLNGLAIVALAIIFDRVTQSYAKRTQQHLGGKS, from the coding sequence ATGTCTGTACCTCAATGGTTAACCCAGTTCCCTGAACTTGACCGAGATAGCCTACTATGGCTAAGAAGAACCTTAGATGGCGCGTATCGCGATTTTTCCCGTCAATATGGCGAAGCCATTGAATCTTTTTTTGATCCGCTATTATCTTTTTTAGTGCATTTTGAAAAGTTATTACTTGCCACGCCTTGGTGGTTAATCATCGCCATTTTAGCGGCACTTTCTTATGGGGCGAGTCGTTCTTGGAAATTATCCCTGTGTGTGGTGGTCGCATTCTTTTTTATCGGCTATTTAGGCATGTGGGAAGATACCATGCGCACTATGAGTATTATTTTAGTGTCAACGTTTGTGGCAATAATACTCGGAGTGCCAACAGGGGTTGCGATGGCCAGCTCTAATCGGATTCAAAAAATAGTCACACCATTGCTTGATGTGATGCAAACCATGCCAGCCTTTGTTTATCTCATCCCAATCGTAATGCTACTTGGAATAGGGAAAGTTCCGGGATTAATTGCGGTTGTCGTGTATGCGATTCCTCCGGTGATCCGCTTAACCAATTTAGGTATACGTTTAGTTGATAAAGAAGTACTCGAAGCCTCAACGGCCTTTGGAGCCAATCGAATACAGCGATTGTTTGGCGTACAAATCCCTTTGGCCATGCCTAATATTATGGCCGGCATTAACCAAACGATAATGATGGCATTGGCGATGGTGGTAATTGCTTCAATGATAGGCGTGAAAGGGCTAGGTCAGCCGGTATTAAAATCCATCACAAACCAGTATTTTACCTTGGGCTTATTAAATGGGCTGGCAATTGTCGCATTGGCGATTATTTTTGATCGAGTCACTCAAAGTTATGCCAAGCGAACCCAACAACATTTAGGAGGCAAATCATAA
- a CDS encoding quaternary amine ABC transporter ATP-binding protein gives MSSASTYIKISGLYKVFGSNSSDGVTKLKAGISKDELMSQYQLSVGLSDISLDIEKGETFVVMGLSGSGKSTLIRHFNRLIEPTEGTIEIDGIDICSLDKKQIQDLRRHKMSMVFQRFGLLPHRTVIQNVAYGLKIQGVNKLDWQSKAQHWIDIVGLTGYENQYPNQLSGGQQQRVGLARALCTDPDILLMDEAFSALDPLIRSEMQQQLKDLQQKLHKTIIFITHDLDEALRLGDRVAILKDGQLIQQGKPVDILLNPATDYVASFVKDINRGRALTVKHAYTAQNAIQATSSIRDAISHMQQTISTESAVVDGEHQYIGLIRLVELQAMMPSTPERYVRDVMSPQSNQPMLSIDQTLESVMPEVLDSNQPLPVQNMDGKYAGMLDKKLLATLLGGR, from the coding sequence ATGTCTAGTGCCTCTACTTACATTAAAATTTCAGGCCTTTATAAGGTTTTTGGCAGCAATTCAAGTGACGGCGTCACAAAGTTAAAGGCAGGGATTTCAAAAGATGAATTAATGAGTCAATATCAGCTCAGTGTTGGCTTGAGTGACATCAGTTTAGATATTGAGAAAGGCGAAACCTTTGTGGTGATGGGGCTGTCAGGTTCCGGGAAGTCGACCTTAATTCGCCATTTCAATCGTTTAATAGAACCTACAGAAGGTACGATTGAAATCGATGGCATTGATATCTGCTCGTTAGATAAAAAACAAATCCAAGATTTACGCCGTCATAAAATGTCGATGGTTTTTCAACGGTTTGGCTTACTTCCTCATAGAACTGTTATTCAAAACGTTGCTTATGGACTAAAAATTCAAGGGGTTAATAAACTTGATTGGCAAAGCAAAGCGCAGCACTGGATTGATATTGTCGGCTTAACGGGGTATGAAAATCAATATCCTAATCAGTTATCTGGGGGACAACAGCAACGTGTCGGTCTTGCGCGTGCATTATGTACTGATCCTGATATTTTATTAATGGATGAAGCGTTTTCAGCCTTAGATCCGCTTATTCGTAGTGAAATGCAGCAACAATTAAAAGACTTGCAGCAAAAACTTCATAAGACCATTATTTTCATTACCCATGATCTCGATGAAGCTTTGCGTTTAGGTGATAGAGTTGCCATTTTAAAAGATGGGCAGTTAATTCAACAAGGTAAGCCCGTTGATATTTTACTGAATCCTGCCACTGATTATGTTGCCTCGTTTGTTAAAGACATTAATCGAGGTCGAGCATTAACCGTGAAACACGCTTATACCGCACAAAACGCCATACAAGCGACATCAAGTATCCGTGATGCGATATCTCACATGCAACAAACGATATCAACAGAAAGCGCAGTAGTAGATGGTGAACACCAATACATCGGCTTGATTCGTCTGGTTGAACTACAAGCGATGATGCCATCGACTCCAGAGCGCTATGTTCGTGATGTGATGAGCCCTCAATCGAATCAGCCAATGCTTAGTATCGATCAGACTTTAGAGTCAGTGATGCCTGAGGTGCTGGATAGTAACCAACCATTACCCGTACAGAATATGGATGGAAAATATGCTGGGATGCTAGATAAGAAACTCTTGGCGACGTTATTAGGCGGGCGATAA
- a CDS encoding DNA ligase encodes MAKQSQYSFIVYSFITGAAILSSPNTSATKVKNEEEQSSEQVVLANVYHDEVNLEDYWYSEKYDGIRALWTGKYFQTRQGQRIYAPDWFTAQFPKQALDGELWAGRGQFNHVQKTVLDSVPNDQDWENILFMAFDMPDQPGEYVQRYHALRRCINETFAIHLRLVEHLPLQSEVELDRLLDNIERLSGEGVMLRNKHSAYNTGRSDDLLKVKTYQDDEAVVIGYKPGKGKYDGLTGSLLVKWKEGKTFYIGSGLSNKERKIPPPIGSIITFRYNGLTHNGLPRFVRFSHLREEIKPKLP; translated from the coding sequence ATGGCGAAACAATCTCAATATTCTTTTATTGTTTATTCTTTCATTACAGGTGCAGCGATATTGTCTTCACCGAATACATCTGCCACAAAGGTGAAAAATGAAGAAGAGCAAAGTTCTGAACAAGTTGTACTTGCAAATGTCTATCATGATGAAGTAAATCTTGAGGACTATTGGTACAGTGAAAAATACGATGGTATTCGAGCCTTGTGGACCGGGAAGTATTTTCAAACTCGACAAGGGCAGCGTATTTATGCGCCTGATTGGTTTACTGCTCAATTTCCTAAACAAGCATTAGATGGCGAACTTTGGGCTGGGCGAGGTCAATTTAATCATGTTCAAAAAACGGTATTAGATTCCGTTCCCAATGACCAAGATTGGGAGAATATTTTATTCATGGCCTTTGATATGCCGGATCAACCAGGTGAATATGTTCAACGTTATCACGCTCTGAGGCGTTGTATAAATGAAACCTTTGCGATTCATTTACGCCTAGTTGAACACCTACCTTTACAATCTGAAGTCGAATTAGATCGTTTGCTTGATAATATTGAAAGGTTGAGCGGAGAAGGCGTTATGCTACGGAATAAGCACAGTGCTTATAATACAGGCCGCAGTGATGATTTGCTAAAAGTGAAAACTTATCAAGATGATGAAGCAGTTGTTATTGGTTATAAGCCAGGAAAAGGCAAATACGATGGATTAACAGGGTCACTTTTAGTGAAGTGGAAAGAGGGTAAGACATTTTATATTGGCTCGGGATTATCCAATAAAGAACGGAAAATCCCGCCGCCAATCGGTTCTATAATAACCTTTAGATACAATGGGCTAACGCATAATGGGTTACCTAGGTTTGTTCGCTTTAGCCACTTGCGTGAAGAAATCAAACCCAAGTTACCCTAA